In the Deinococcus aerolatus genome, one interval contains:
- a CDS encoding DUF2239 family protein, whose amino-acid sequence MSDEPTLTVFQGHERLMTAPLPEVLAFLKAHEREAAPPLLTFDDQTGRQVDFDLRGPLAEVLERYTPAPVRAGPGRPRLGVVAREITLLPRHWEWLEGQRGGASAALRRLIDEARKADPEGERCRQAQSAADRFLGVLAGDLPGYEDATRALYAGDGAAFQARVQHWPDDIRTHALYLAAPAFAEKS is encoded by the coding sequence ACTTCCAGAGGTGCTGGCCTTTCTCAAAGCCCACGAACGAGAGGCCGCACCGCCCCTCCTGACCTTCGATGACCAGACCGGACGGCAGGTGGACTTTGATCTGCGCGGCCCGCTGGCAGAGGTGCTGGAGCGGTATACCCCTGCGCCCGTCAGAGCTGGGCCGGGGCGTCCCAGACTGGGCGTCGTGGCCCGCGAGATCACGCTGCTGCCCCGGCACTGGGAGTGGCTGGAGGGCCAGCGCGGCGGGGCATCGGCCGCGCTGCGCCGCCTGATTGACGAGGCCCGCAAGGCCGATCCCGAAGGCGAACGCTGCCGCCAGGCCCAGAGCGCTGCCGACCGCTTTCTGGGCGTGCTGGCCGGTGACCTGCCCGGCTACGAGGACGCCACCCGCGCCCTGTACGCGGGCGACGGCGCCGCGTTTCAGGCCCGCGTGCAGCACTGGCCGGACGATATCCGCACCCACGCGCTGTATCTGGCCGCTCCGGCCTTCGCAGAGAAATCATGA
- the rplL gene encoding 50S ribosomal protein L7/L12 — MAYDKQAMIDQLGTLTIMELADLIDGLKETWGVTAAVSMGGGGAAAAPVAEEKTEFDVVLVSAGASKINVIKEIRAITGLGLKEAKDMSEKGGALKEGISKDEAEKFKAQLEAAGATVELK; from the coding sequence ATGGCATACGACAAGCAGGCAATGATCGATCAACTCGGCACTCTGACCATCATGGAACTCGCGGACCTGATCGACGGCCTCAAGGAAACCTGGGGCGTCACGGCGGCCGTTTCGATGGGCGGCGGCGGCGCTGCTGCGGCCCCCGTGGCCGAAGAAAAGACCGAATTTGACGTTGTTCTGGTGAGCGCTGGCGCCAGCAAGATCAACGTCATTAAGGAAATCCGCGCCATCACCGGCCTGGGTCTGAAGGAAGCCAAGGACATGAGCGAGAAGGGCGGCGCCCTGAAGGAAGGCATCTCCAAGGACGAGGCCGAGAAGTTCAAGGCCCAGCTGGAAGCCGCTGGCGCCACCGTCGAACTGAAGTAA
- the rplJ gene encoding 50S ribosomal protein L10, whose amino-acid sequence MANPKNVQTLSTLKQSLNEIETFYVVDYQGLSAGQLSKLRKDIREKGGQLIVAKNTLIDRALQDGGRDFADTLKGPSALVLAHSDPAGVAKALADAAKGNDKGIPSVKGGFLEGNKVDVSVVNRLASLGSKETLQAELVGVLSAHLSNFVGILEAYKTKLEEEGAGA is encoded by the coding sequence GTGGCGAATCCCAAGAACGTGCAGACCCTCAGCACCCTCAAGCAGAGCCTGAATGAGATCGAGACGTTTTACGTCGTCGACTACCAGGGCCTGAGTGCCGGACAGCTGAGCAAACTGCGCAAAGACATCCGCGAGAAGGGCGGGCAGCTGATCGTTGCCAAGAACACCCTGATCGACCGCGCCCTTCAGGACGGTGGACGCGATTTCGCCGACACCCTCAAGGGACCCAGCGCCCTGGTGCTGGCCCACTCCGACCCCGCCGGGGTCGCCAAGGCCCTAGCCGACGCGGCCAAAGGCAACGACAAGGGCATTCCCTCCGTCAAGGGCGGATTCCTGGAAGGCAACAAGGTGGACGTGAGCGTCGTCAACCGTCTGGCCAGCCTGGGCAGCAAGGAAACCTTGCAGGCCGAACTGGTCGGCGTCCTCAGCGCCCACCTCAGCAACTTCGTGGGCATCCTCGAAGCGTACAAGACCAAGCTTGAAGAGGAAGGCGCGGGCGCCTAA
- the rplA gene encoding 50S ribosomal protein L1, with protein MPKHGKRYRALEGKVDRDKQYTIEEAAALVKDIATAKFDETVEIHFRLGIDPRKSDQNVRGTVSLPHGTGRSVRVAVITKGENIAAAEAAGADVAGGDELIERIAGGFMDFDAVVATPDMMASVGQKLARLLGPRGLLPNPKSGTVGPDVTGMVSSLKAGRIEFRNDKTGVIHAPIGKASFDPANLSANYAALVSALEGAKPSSAKGVFLRTAFLTTTMGPSIPLSLSASAQS; from the coding sequence ATGCCTAAGCACGGCAAGCGCTACCGCGCACTGGAAGGGAAAGTCGACCGCGACAAGCAGTACACCATCGAGGAAGCGGCCGCCCTGGTCAAGGACATTGCCACGGCGAAGTTCGATGAGACGGTGGAGATTCACTTCCGTCTTGGCATCGACCCCCGCAAGAGCGACCAGAACGTGCGCGGCACCGTTTCGCTGCCGCACGGCACCGGCCGCAGCGTGCGCGTGGCAGTGATCACCAAGGGTGAAAACATTGCCGCTGCCGAGGCTGCTGGCGCGGACGTGGCAGGCGGCGACGAGCTGATCGAGCGCATCGCCGGCGGCTTCATGGACTTCGACGCCGTGGTGGCGACCCCGGATATGATGGCCTCGGTGGGTCAGAAACTGGCCCGTCTGCTGGGGCCGCGCGGCCTGCTGCCCAACCCCAAGAGCGGCACGGTGGGTCCTGACGTGACCGGCATGGTGTCCAGCCTCAAGGCCGGGCGCATCGAGTTCCGCAACGACAAGACCGGCGTGATCCATGCGCCCATCGGCAAGGCCAGCTTTGATCCGGCCAACCTGAGCGCCAACTACGCCGCGCTGGTCTCCGCGCTGGAAGGGGCCAAGCCCAGCAGCGCCAAGGGCGTCTTCCTGCGCACGGCGTTTCTGACCACCACGATGGGGCCAAGCATTCCGCTGAGCCTCAGCGCCAGCGCCCAGTCCTGA
- the rplK gene encoding 50S ribosomal protein L11, with protein MKKVTGIVKLQLPAGKATPAPPVGPALGQYGANIMEFTKAFNALTADKGDAIIPVEITIFADRSFTFITKTPPMSYLIRKAAGLTKGSPTPNKAKVGKLNWDQVLEIAKTKMPDLNAGSVEAAANTVAGTARSMGVTIEGGPNA; from the coding sequence ATGAAGAAAGTGACCGGTATCGTCAAATTGCAACTGCCTGCAGGCAAGGCCACCCCGGCCCCGCCTGTCGGCCCCGCGCTGGGTCAGTACGGCGCGAACATCATGGAGTTCACCAAGGCGTTCAATGCCCTGACCGCCGACAAGGGTGACGCGATCATTCCCGTGGAGATCACCATCTTCGCGGACCGCAGCTTCACGTTCATCACCAAGACCCCGCCCATGAGCTACCTGATCCGCAAGGCCGCCGGCCTGACCAAGGGCAGCCCCACGCCCAACAAGGCCAAGGTCGGCAAGCTGAACTGGGACCAGGTCCTGGAAATTGCCAAGACCAAGATGCCCGACCTCAACGCGGGCAGCGTGGAAGCCGCCGCCAACACCGTCGCGGGAACTGCGCGCAGCATGGGCGTTACCATCGAGGGAGGCCCCAATGCCTAA
- the nusG gene encoding transcription termination/antitermination protein NusG produces MSIEWYAVHTYVGQEDRVEQHLMDRASRLGMRGTKIFQVLQPSEKAVELRDGGKKETVERKLFPGYVFVQMDVEDDDAPGELGESWEVVRGTSGVTGFVGTATRPVPLSYEEVQRLLSSVGVGVQPKAAEAPRVKADFKAGDMVRVTGGPFADFSGVISEINVPQAKVKVLVSIFGRETPVELDFGQVAR; encoded by the coding sequence ATGAGCATCGAATGGTACGCCGTGCACACCTACGTGGGTCAGGAAGACCGCGTGGAACAGCACCTGATGGACCGGGCCAGCCGACTGGGCATGCGCGGCACCAAGATCTTCCAGGTGCTGCAGCCCAGCGAGAAGGCCGTGGAACTGCGCGACGGCGGCAAGAAAGAAACCGTGGAGCGCAAGCTGTTTCCCGGCTACGTCTTTGTGCAGATGGACGTCGAGGACGACGACGCGCCCGGCGAGCTGGGCGAGTCGTGGGAAGTGGTGCGCGGCACCAGCGGCGTGACCGGGTTCGTGGGCACCGCCACCCGTCCGGTGCCGCTGTCCTACGAAGAGGTTCAGCGCCTGCTGTCCTCGGTGGGCGTGGGCGTGCAGCCCAAGGCCGCCGAAGCGCCCCGCGTCAAGGCCGATTTCAAGGCCGGCGACATGGTGCGCGTCACCGGCGGACCGTTTGCGGACTTCAGCGGCGTCATCAGCGAGATCAACGTGCCGCAGGCCAAGGTCAAGGTGCTGGTCAGCATCTTTGGCCGTGAGACGCCTGTGGAGCTGGATTTCGGCCAGGTGGCCCGCTAA